Proteins from a genomic interval of Arachis hypogaea cultivar Tifrunner chromosome 10, arahy.Tifrunner.gnm2.J5K5, whole genome shotgun sequence:
- the LOC112717996 gene encoding F-box/kelch-repeat protein At3g06240, with translation MEMTKRVNYKNDLPNELIIEILTRLPVKSLMRFKCVSKSWFAIISNDSFAKSHFERSASSSHRILCHGDGELRSIDPDLLFHKDPHTTKLSIPYSLSAYVRIQGSCRGFIMLQEFPDLVIWNPSTGVNKRISYDHLSPGNLESEIILDSFMFGFGYDARRDDYLAIIVWCDVNGRRFLEYFSVRINKWERVEIALPRPSMDAAASLSSPGYYLNGAIHWDTSSDSILAFDMIEREFFEIPLPEPLGKEFMSCCLELLGGFLCLSVWRESKKTEIWVMKEYGVASSWTVYRIPKSNFDPLYFTKSDEIIGFPSLGGLAKYDEKGELRECMENWNYEYHFWMYLESLLSLPSSSGIAWKEE, from the coding sequence ATGGAGATGACGAAGAGAGTCAATTACAAAAATGACCTTCCAAATGAGTTGATAATAGAAATCCTTACGAGGCTTCCTGTTAAATCTCTCATGCGATTCAAATGCGTGTCTAAGTCATGGTTTGCCATAATCTCCAATGACAGCTTTGCGAAATCACACTTCGAACGCTCTGCTTCGTCAAGCCACAGAATTCTCTGCCATGGAGACGGTGAACTTAGATCCATTGATCCAGATCTGTTGTTCCATAAAGATCCTCATACAACAAAGCTCTCTATTCCGTATTCCTTATCCGCTTATGTCAGAATTCAAGGTTCTTGCAGAGGTTTCATAATGCTGCAGGAATTTCCTGATCTCGTCATATGGAATCCATCAACAGGCGTAAACAAAAGAATTTCATATGATCACTTATCGCCAGGTAATCTTGAATCTGAAATAATATTAGATTCATTTATGTTTGGTTTCGGATACGACGCTAGGAGAGATGACTACTTGGCAATTATTGTGTGGTGTGATGTTAATGGGAGAAGATTCTTGGAGTATTTTTCCGTGAGAATCAATAAATGGGAGAGAGTTGAGATTGCGCTGCCGCGGCCTAGCATGGATGCTGCTGCATCATTATCATCACCTGGATACTACTTAAATGGTGCTATTCACTGGGACACTTCAAGCGATTCCATTCTGGCCTTTGATATGATTGAAAGAGAGTTTTTCGAGATTCCGTTGCCGGAACCATTGGGAAAAGAATTCATGTCTTGTTGTTTGGAGTTACTGGGAGGATTTCTGTGCTTGTCTGTTTGGAGAGAGAGCAAGAAAACTGAGATATGGGTGATGAAGGAATATGGAGTGGCATCGTCATGGACGGTGTATAGGATCCCTAAAAGCAACTTTGATCCTTTATACTTTACTAAAAGTGATGAAATTATTGGATTCCCTAGCCTTGGAGGCTTAGCAAAATATGATGAGAAAGGAGAGCTAAGAGAGTGTATGGAAAATTGGAATTATGAGTATCATTTCTGGATGTATTTGGAGAGTCTACTATCACTCCCTAGCAGCTCTGGCATAGCATGGAAGGAAGAATGA
- the LOC112716699 gene encoding RHOMBOID-like protein 9, chloroplastic isoform X3, whose translation MFPRVFMAAFPIGYKTPYKDQNLLRQRAIKHNDKRFMNHHVNMLRSSSIPGQVSNIYTKCIAHGRGALHRAATEEILAAGGSLDCHLSIIQRCHSNSKRRNLFKVLFSAESGSIEKQLRSLDSYFGKLHEQTKLHTFDSLNKVAPVHNRDSETRPKNGLESLDEYLSKLNNEVNQEFLLPSSYDENLGEETLVQKPKFRKPNTYVDIRRIKGIGDSRSTMDPLQNDETSSLYLIGILVSVNIAVFLFEIASPIRKPDFELFSLPLLYGAKINHLIMVGEWWRLVTPMFLHAGIFHMTLSCWAIVTFGPQVCKGYGSFTFFLIYILGGISGNMISFLHTADPTVGGTGPVFAIIGAWLMYQIQNRDVIANDASDNMFRKAIIVTTLGFILCNLGPIDEWTHLGAALTGMAFGFLTSPSVELNDASSGGSGGQEEGLKLVRKHGDSCKSLIVFTIFIIALSSLLFFMEPPLNALAAEDLECM comes from the exons atgtttcctagA GTTTTCATGGCTGCATTTCCTATAGGTTATAAAACACCATACAAGGACCAAAACCTATTGAGGCAAAGGGCAATAAAACACAATGACAAAAGGTTCATGAATCACCATGTCAATATGCTAAGATCCTCTTCAATTCCTGGTCAAGTTAGCAATATCTATACAAAATGCATTGCTCATGGCAGAGGAGCTCTGCATAGGGCCGCGACGGAAGAAATACTCGCGGCCGGTGGTAGTCTAGATTGTCACCTAAGCATCATTCAGAGATGTCATTCGAATTCGAAGAGAAGAAACCTTTTCAAAGTTCTGTTTTCAGCAGAGTCTGGCTCCATTGAGAAACAACTAAGATCATTGGATTCTTACTTTGGAAAACTCCATGAGCAAACAAAGTTGCATACTTTTGATTCGTTGAATAAAGTGGCGCCGGTTCATAATAGAGATAGCGAAACCAGACCTAAAAATGGACTAGAGTCTCTTGATGAGTATCTTAGCAAATTGAACAATG AAGTAAACCAAGAATTTCTCTTACCATCAAGTTATGATGAGAATCTTGGTGAAGAGACTTTAGTTCAGAAACCAAAGTTTAGGAAACCAAATACTTATGTGGATATAAGAAGAATCAAAGGCATAGGTGATTCAAGGTCTACTATGGATCCACTGCAGAATGATGAAACCTCTAGTCTTTACCTAAT TGGTATATTGGTTTCTGTAAACATTGCAGTGTTTCTATTTGAAATAGCAAGTCCTATAAGAAAACCAGATTTCGAGCTGTTTTCGCTTCCGCTGCTATACGGAGCAAAGATAAACCATTTGATCATGGTTGGAGAATGGTGGAGGCTTGTAACACCAATGTTTCTG CATGCAGGAATATTTCACATGACTCTCAGTTGCTGGGCCATTGTAACTTTCGGACCGCAAGTATGCAAAGGATACGGTTCATTTACTTTTTTCTTGATCTACATACTTGGTGGAATATCTGGCAACATGATAAGCTTTCTTCATACTGCGGATCCAACAGTTGGTGGCACA GGACCTGTATTTGCAATAATTGGTGCTTGGCTCATGtatcaaattcaaaacagagaTGTCATTGCAAATGATGCTTCAGACAACATGTTCCGGAAGGCAATAATTGTGACTACTCTTGGTTTCATATTATGCAACCTTGGTccaattgatgaatg GACACACCTTGGAGCAGCTTTGACAGGCATGGCATTTGGGTTTCTAACAAGCCCAAGTGTTGAGCTTAATGATGCATCATCAGGAGGAAGTGGAGGACAAGAGGAAGGGCTCAAACTTGTTAGAAAACATGGTGATTCTTGCAAGTCACTGATTGTATTCACCATATTCATCATTGCATTAAGCTCTCTCCTTTTCTTTATGGAGCCCCCACTTAATGCACTTGCAGCTGAAGACTTGGAATGCATGTAG
- the LOC112716699 gene encoding RHOMBOID-like protein 9, chloroplastic isoform X1, translating to MFPRVFMAAFPIGYKTPYKDQNLLRQRAIKHNDKRFMNHHVNMLRSSSIPGQVSNIYTKCIAHGRGALHRAATEEILAAGGSLDCHLSIIQRCHSNSKRRNLFKVLFSAESGSIEKQLRSLDSYFGKLHEQTKLHTFDSLNKVAPVHNRDSETRPKNGLESLDEYLSKLNNVTAKLSSAEVNQEFLLPSSYDENLGEETLVQKPKFRKPNTYVDIRRIKGIGDSRSTMDPLQNDETSSLYLIGILVSVNIAVFLFEIASPIRKPDFELFSLPLLYGAKINHLIMVGEWWRLVTPMFLHAGIFHMTLSCWAIVTFGPQVCKGYGSFTFFLIYILGGISGNMISFLHTADPTVGGTGPVFAIIGAWLMYQIQNRDVIANDASDNMFRKAIIVTTLGFILCNLGPIDEWTHLGAALTGMAFGFLTSPSVELNDASSGGSGGQEEGLKLVRKHGDSCKSLIVFTIFIIALSSLLFFMEPPLNALAAEDLECM from the exons atgtttcctagA GTTTTCATGGCTGCATTTCCTATAGGTTATAAAACACCATACAAGGACCAAAACCTATTGAGGCAAAGGGCAATAAAACACAATGACAAAAGGTTCATGAATCACCATGTCAATATGCTAAGATCCTCTTCAATTCCTGGTCAAGTTAGCAATATCTATACAAAATGCATTGCTCATGGCAGAGGAGCTCTGCATAGGGCCGCGACGGAAGAAATACTCGCGGCCGGTGGTAGTCTAGATTGTCACCTAAGCATCATTCAGAGATGTCATTCGAATTCGAAGAGAAGAAACCTTTTCAAAGTTCTGTTTTCAGCAGAGTCTGGCTCCATTGAGAAACAACTAAGATCATTGGATTCTTACTTTGGAAAACTCCATGAGCAAACAAAGTTGCATACTTTTGATTCGTTGAATAAAGTGGCGCCGGTTCATAATAGAGATAGCGAAACCAGACCTAAAAATGGACTAGAGTCTCTTGATGAGTATCTTAGCAAATTGAACAATG TTACTGCAAAATTGTCATCTGCAGAAGTAAACCAAGAATTTCTCTTACCATCAAGTTATGATGAGAATCTTGGTGAAGAGACTTTAGTTCAGAAACCAAAGTTTAGGAAACCAAATACTTATGTGGATATAAGAAGAATCAAAGGCATAGGTGATTCAAGGTCTACTATGGATCCACTGCAGAATGATGAAACCTCTAGTCTTTACCTAAT TGGTATATTGGTTTCTGTAAACATTGCAGTGTTTCTATTTGAAATAGCAAGTCCTATAAGAAAACCAGATTTCGAGCTGTTTTCGCTTCCGCTGCTATACGGAGCAAAGATAAACCATTTGATCATGGTTGGAGAATGGTGGAGGCTTGTAACACCAATGTTTCTG CATGCAGGAATATTTCACATGACTCTCAGTTGCTGGGCCATTGTAACTTTCGGACCGCAAGTATGCAAAGGATACGGTTCATTTACTTTTTTCTTGATCTACATACTTGGTGGAATATCTGGCAACATGATAAGCTTTCTTCATACTGCGGATCCAACAGTTGGTGGCACA GGACCTGTATTTGCAATAATTGGTGCTTGGCTCATGtatcaaattcaaaacagagaTGTCATTGCAAATGATGCTTCAGACAACATGTTCCGGAAGGCAATAATTGTGACTACTCTTGGTTTCATATTATGCAACCTTGGTccaattgatgaatg GACACACCTTGGAGCAGCTTTGACAGGCATGGCATTTGGGTTTCTAACAAGCCCAAGTGTTGAGCTTAATGATGCATCATCAGGAGGAAGTGGAGGACAAGAGGAAGGGCTCAAACTTGTTAGAAAACATGGTGATTCTTGCAAGTCACTGATTGTATTCACCATATTCATCATTGCATTAAGCTCTCTCCTTTTCTTTATGGAGCCCCCACTTAATGCACTTGCAGCTGAAGACTTGGAATGCATGTAG
- the LOC112716699 gene encoding RHOMBOID-like protein 9, chloroplastic isoform X2 — MAAFPIGYKTPYKDQNLLRQRAIKHNDKRFMNHHVNMLRSSSIPGQVSNIYTKCIAHGRGALHRAATEEILAAGGSLDCHLSIIQRCHSNSKRRNLFKVLFSAESGSIEKQLRSLDSYFGKLHEQTKLHTFDSLNKVAPVHNRDSETRPKNGLESLDEYLSKLNNVTAKLSSAEVNQEFLLPSSYDENLGEETLVQKPKFRKPNTYVDIRRIKGIGDSRSTMDPLQNDETSSLYLIGILVSVNIAVFLFEIASPIRKPDFELFSLPLLYGAKINHLIMVGEWWRLVTPMFLHAGIFHMTLSCWAIVTFGPQVCKGYGSFTFFLIYILGGISGNMISFLHTADPTVGGTGPVFAIIGAWLMYQIQNRDVIANDASDNMFRKAIIVTTLGFILCNLGPIDEWTHLGAALTGMAFGFLTSPSVELNDASSGGSGGQEEGLKLVRKHGDSCKSLIVFTIFIIALSSLLFFMEPPLNALAAEDLECM; from the exons ATGGCTGCATTTCCTATAGGTTATAAAACACCATACAAGGACCAAAACCTATTGAGGCAAAGGGCAATAAAACACAATGACAAAAGGTTCATGAATCACCATGTCAATATGCTAAGATCCTCTTCAATTCCTGGTCAAGTTAGCAATATCTATACAAAATGCATTGCTCATGGCAGAGGAGCTCTGCATAGGGCCGCGACGGAAGAAATACTCGCGGCCGGTGGTAGTCTAGATTGTCACCTAAGCATCATTCAGAGATGTCATTCGAATTCGAAGAGAAGAAACCTTTTCAAAGTTCTGTTTTCAGCAGAGTCTGGCTCCATTGAGAAACAACTAAGATCATTGGATTCTTACTTTGGAAAACTCCATGAGCAAACAAAGTTGCATACTTTTGATTCGTTGAATAAAGTGGCGCCGGTTCATAATAGAGATAGCGAAACCAGACCTAAAAATGGACTAGAGTCTCTTGATGAGTATCTTAGCAAATTGAACAATG TTACTGCAAAATTGTCATCTGCAGAAGTAAACCAAGAATTTCTCTTACCATCAAGTTATGATGAGAATCTTGGTGAAGAGACTTTAGTTCAGAAACCAAAGTTTAGGAAACCAAATACTTATGTGGATATAAGAAGAATCAAAGGCATAGGTGATTCAAGGTCTACTATGGATCCACTGCAGAATGATGAAACCTCTAGTCTTTACCTAAT TGGTATATTGGTTTCTGTAAACATTGCAGTGTTTCTATTTGAAATAGCAAGTCCTATAAGAAAACCAGATTTCGAGCTGTTTTCGCTTCCGCTGCTATACGGAGCAAAGATAAACCATTTGATCATGGTTGGAGAATGGTGGAGGCTTGTAACACCAATGTTTCTG CATGCAGGAATATTTCACATGACTCTCAGTTGCTGGGCCATTGTAACTTTCGGACCGCAAGTATGCAAAGGATACGGTTCATTTACTTTTTTCTTGATCTACATACTTGGTGGAATATCTGGCAACATGATAAGCTTTCTTCATACTGCGGATCCAACAGTTGGTGGCACA GGACCTGTATTTGCAATAATTGGTGCTTGGCTCATGtatcaaattcaaaacagagaTGTCATTGCAAATGATGCTTCAGACAACATGTTCCGGAAGGCAATAATTGTGACTACTCTTGGTTTCATATTATGCAACCTTGGTccaattgatgaatg GACACACCTTGGAGCAGCTTTGACAGGCATGGCATTTGGGTTTCTAACAAGCCCAAGTGTTGAGCTTAATGATGCATCATCAGGAGGAAGTGGAGGACAAGAGGAAGGGCTCAAACTTGTTAGAAAACATGGTGATTCTTGCAAGTCACTGATTGTATTCACCATATTCATCATTGCATTAAGCTCTCTCCTTTTCTTTATGGAGCCCCCACTTAATGCACTTGCAGCTGAAGACTTGGAATGCATGTAG
- the LOC112716699 gene encoding RHOMBOID-like protein 9, chloroplastic isoform X4 has protein sequence MAAFPIGYKTPYKDQNLLRQRAIKHNDKRFMNHHVNMLRSSSIPGQVSNIYTKCIAHGRGALHRAATEEILAAGGSLDCHLSIIQRCHSNSKRRNLFKVLFSAESGSIEKQLRSLDSYFGKLHEQTKLHTFDSLNKVAPVHNRDSETRPKNGLESLDEYLSKLNNEVNQEFLLPSSYDENLGEETLVQKPKFRKPNTYVDIRRIKGIGDSRSTMDPLQNDETSSLYLIGILVSVNIAVFLFEIASPIRKPDFELFSLPLLYGAKINHLIMVGEWWRLVTPMFLHAGIFHMTLSCWAIVTFGPQVCKGYGSFTFFLIYILGGISGNMISFLHTADPTVGGTGPVFAIIGAWLMYQIQNRDVIANDASDNMFRKAIIVTTLGFILCNLGPIDEWTHLGAALTGMAFGFLTSPSVELNDASSGGSGGQEEGLKLVRKHGDSCKSLIVFTIFIIALSSLLFFMEPPLNALAAEDLECM, from the exons ATGGCTGCATTTCCTATAGGTTATAAAACACCATACAAGGACCAAAACCTATTGAGGCAAAGGGCAATAAAACACAATGACAAAAGGTTCATGAATCACCATGTCAATATGCTAAGATCCTCTTCAATTCCTGGTCAAGTTAGCAATATCTATACAAAATGCATTGCTCATGGCAGAGGAGCTCTGCATAGGGCCGCGACGGAAGAAATACTCGCGGCCGGTGGTAGTCTAGATTGTCACCTAAGCATCATTCAGAGATGTCATTCGAATTCGAAGAGAAGAAACCTTTTCAAAGTTCTGTTTTCAGCAGAGTCTGGCTCCATTGAGAAACAACTAAGATCATTGGATTCTTACTTTGGAAAACTCCATGAGCAAACAAAGTTGCATACTTTTGATTCGTTGAATAAAGTGGCGCCGGTTCATAATAGAGATAGCGAAACCAGACCTAAAAATGGACTAGAGTCTCTTGATGAGTATCTTAGCAAATTGAACAATG AAGTAAACCAAGAATTTCTCTTACCATCAAGTTATGATGAGAATCTTGGTGAAGAGACTTTAGTTCAGAAACCAAAGTTTAGGAAACCAAATACTTATGTGGATATAAGAAGAATCAAAGGCATAGGTGATTCAAGGTCTACTATGGATCCACTGCAGAATGATGAAACCTCTAGTCTTTACCTAAT TGGTATATTGGTTTCTGTAAACATTGCAGTGTTTCTATTTGAAATAGCAAGTCCTATAAGAAAACCAGATTTCGAGCTGTTTTCGCTTCCGCTGCTATACGGAGCAAAGATAAACCATTTGATCATGGTTGGAGAATGGTGGAGGCTTGTAACACCAATGTTTCTG CATGCAGGAATATTTCACATGACTCTCAGTTGCTGGGCCATTGTAACTTTCGGACCGCAAGTATGCAAAGGATACGGTTCATTTACTTTTTTCTTGATCTACATACTTGGTGGAATATCTGGCAACATGATAAGCTTTCTTCATACTGCGGATCCAACAGTTGGTGGCACA GGACCTGTATTTGCAATAATTGGTGCTTGGCTCATGtatcaaattcaaaacagagaTGTCATTGCAAATGATGCTTCAGACAACATGTTCCGGAAGGCAATAATTGTGACTACTCTTGGTTTCATATTATGCAACCTTGGTccaattgatgaatg GACACACCTTGGAGCAGCTTTGACAGGCATGGCATTTGGGTTTCTAACAAGCCCAAGTGTTGAGCTTAATGATGCATCATCAGGAGGAAGTGGAGGACAAGAGGAAGGGCTCAAACTTGTTAGAAAACATGGTGATTCTTGCAAGTCACTGATTGTATTCACCATATTCATCATTGCATTAAGCTCTCTCCTTTTCTTTATGGAGCCCCCACTTAATGCACTTGCAGCTGAAGACTTGGAATGCATGTAG
- the LOC112716700 gene encoding ultraviolet-B receptor UVR8 isoform X1 gives MDSNSHIIAWGSGEDGQLGIGNNEEKEWVCVVKALDHQRVRSVVAGSRNSLAICDDGKLFTWGWNQRGTLGHPPETKTENIPSQVKALANVKIVQAAIGGWHCLAVDDQGRAYAWGGNEYGQCGEEPERKDDTGRPLRRDIVIPQRCAHKLVVRQVAAGGTHSVVLTREGHVWTWGQPWPPGDIKQISVPVRVQGLENVRHIAVGAFHNLALQEDGTLWAWGNNEYGQLGTGDTQPRSQPIPVQGLSGLHLVDIAAGGWHSTALTDEGEVYGWGRGEHGRLGFGDSDKSSKMLPQKVQLLAGEDIIQVSCGGTHSVALTRDGRIFSFGRGDHGRLGYGRKVTTGQPMEVPINIPPPQSSNDNVTEGQWIAKLVACGGRHTLAIVDWEVDESRD, from the exons ATGGATTCCAATTCCCACATCATTGCTTGGGGCTCTGGAGAAGACGGTCAATTAGGAATCGGCAACAACGAGGAGAAGGAGTGGGTCTGCGTCGTCAAAGCCCTTGACCACCAACGAGTCCGCTCCGTCGTCGCCGGCAGCAGAAACTCCCTCGCCATCTGCGACGACGGCAAG TTGTTCACATGGGGTTGGAACCAAAGGGGAACACTTGGACACCCTCCTGAGACCAAGACCGAGAACATTCCTAGCCAGGTCAAGGCACTCGCCAATGTTAAAATTGTTCAG GCTGCTATTGGTGGATGGCACTGTTTGGCTGTTGATGATCAAGGCAGAGCTTATGCATGGG GTGGAAATGAATATGGACAGTGTGGTGAAGAACCTGAGCGCAAGGATGACACTGGTAGACCTTTGAGGAGAGATATAGTGATCCCCCAACGTTGTGCTCATAAGCTTGTTGTTCGCCAG GTTGCTGCAGGAGGAACTCACTCAGTGGTACTTACACGTGAAGGTCATGTTTGGACATGGGGTCAACCATGGCCTCCTGGTGACAT AAAACAGATCTCAGTCCCTGTTCGGGTACAAGGTCTAGAAAATGTGAGGCACATTGCGGTCGGGGCATTTCATAATCTAGCTCTTCAAGAGGATGGAACTTTATGGGCATGGGGTAATAATGAATATGGACAACTTGGAACTGGAGATACCCAGCCAAGGTCACAACCTATTCCTGTCCAGGGGCTTTCTGGACTTCATCTG GTAGATATTGCAGCTGGTGGATGGCATTCTACTGCGTTGACAGATGAGGGAGAG GTATATGGTTGGGGAAGGGGGGAGCATGGCAGGCTTGGATTTGGTGATAGTGACAAGAGCAGTAAAATGCTACCCCAGAAGGTTCAACTTTTAGCCGGGGAAGATATAATTCAG GTGTCCTGTGGAGGTACTCATTCGGTTGCATTAACTCGGGATGGACGCATATTTTCG TTTGGTAGAGGTGACCACGGCCGCCTTGGATATGGGAGGAAAGTTACTACCGGTCAGCCAATGGAGGTACCTATCAATATCCCTCCTCCTCAGAGTTCCAATGACAATGTGACTGAGGGACAATGGATTGCGAAACTCGTTGCTTGTGGTGGCCGCCATACTTTGGCAATAGTGGATTGGGAAGTAGATGAATCTAGAGACTGA
- the LOC112716700 gene encoding ultraviolet-B receptor UVR8 isoform X2: MDSNSHIIAWGSGEDGQLGIGNNEEKEWVCVVKALDHQRVRSVVAGSRNSLAICDDGKLFTWGWNQRGTLGHPPETKTENIPSQVKALANVKIVQAAIGGWHCLAVDDQGRAYAWGGNEYGQCGEEPERKDDTGRPLRRDIVIPQRCAHKLVVRQVAAGGTHSVVLTREGHVWTWGQPWPPGDIKQISVPVRVQGLENVRHIAVGAFHNLALQEDGTLWAWGNNEYGQLGTGDTQPRSQPIPVQGLSGLHLVDIAAGGWHSTALTDEGEVYGWGRGEHGRLGFGDSDKSSKMLPQKVQLLAGEDIIQVSCGGTHSVALTRDGRIFSFGRGDHGRLGYGRKVTTGQPMEVPINIPPPQSSNDNVTEGQWIAKLVACGGRHTLAIVDWEVDESRD; this comes from the exons ATGGATTCCAATTCCCACATCATTGCTTGGGGCTCTGGAGAAGACGGTCAATTAGGAATCGGCAACAACGAGGAGAAGGAGTGGGTCTGCGTCGTCAAAGCCCTTGACCACCAACGAGTCCGCTCCGTCGTCGCCGGCAGCAGAAACTCCCTCGCCATCTGCGACGACGGCAAG TTGTTCACATGGGGTTGGAACCAAAGGGGAACACTTGGACACCCTCCTGAGACCAAGACCGAGAACATTCCTAGCCAGGTCAAGGCACTCGCCAATGTTAAAATTGTTCAG GCTGCTATTGGTGGATGGCACTGTTTGGCTGTTGATGATCAAGGCAGAGCTTATGCATGGG GTGGAAATGAATATGGACAGTGTGGTGAAGAACCTGAGCGCAAGGATGACACTGGTAGACCTTTGAGGAGAGATATAGTGATCCCCCAACGTTGTGCTCATAAGCTTGTTGTTCGCCAG GTTGCTGCAGGAGGAACTCACTCAGTGGTACTTACACGTGAAGGTCATGTTTGGACATGGGGTCAACCATGGCCTCCTGGTGACAT AAAACAGATCTCAGTCCCTGTTCGGGTACAAGGTCTAGAAAATGTGAGGCACATTGCGGTCGGGGCATTTCATAATCTAGCTCTTCAAGAGGATGGAACTTTATGGGCATGGGGTAATAATGAATATGGACAACTTGGAACTGGAGATACCCAGCCAAGGTCACAACCTATTCCTGTCCAGGGGCTTTCTGGACTTCATCTGGTTG ATATTGCAGCTGGTGGATGGCATTCTACTGCGTTGACAGATGAGGGAGAG GTATATGGTTGGGGAAGGGGGGAGCATGGCAGGCTTGGATTTGGTGATAGTGACAAGAGCAGTAAAATGCTACCCCAGAAGGTTCAACTTTTAGCCGGGGAAGATATAATTCAG GTGTCCTGTGGAGGTACTCATTCGGTTGCATTAACTCGGGATGGACGCATATTTTCG TTTGGTAGAGGTGACCACGGCCGCCTTGGATATGGGAGGAAAGTTACTACCGGTCAGCCAATGGAGGTACCTATCAATATCCCTCCTCCTCAGAGTTCCAATGACAATGTGACTGAGGGACAATGGATTGCGAAACTCGTTGCTTGTGGTGGCCGCCATACTTTGGCAATAGTGGATTGGGAAGTAGATGAATCTAGAGACTGA